Proteins co-encoded in one endosymbiont 'TC1' of Trimyema compressum genomic window:
- a CDS encoding histidine phosphatase family protein → MIKKDLANLGEVHNGERIAIIAHAGILRLALLCSLGLPLSYYWRFVLSNTSFTVLQYRENVFNLAVLAVLNDYSHLSNR, encoded by the coding sequence ATGATTAAAAAAGATTTAGCTAATTTGGGGGAAGTTCACAATGGTGAGAGGATTGCCATTATTGCACATGCTGGTATTTTACGATTAGCTCTGTTGTGTAGTCTTGGATTACCCTTGTCTTATTATTGGAGATTTGTACTATCTAATACGTCATTTACCGTTTTACAATACCGTGAAAATGTTTTTAATCTAGCAGTTTTAGCAGTTTTAAATGACTATAGTCACTTGTCTAACAGGTAA
- a CDS encoding histidine phosphatase family protein: MSTIDFRGKRNIQLTDQGRLEAEMLAKRLSKVPFEIIYSSPLDRAKETAQIISEKQKSRVSIQNDFCEISFGDWEGYTFEEIRNITPWIDE, encoded by the coding sequence ATATCAACCATCGATTTCAGGGGGAAAAGAAATATTCAATTAACAGATCAAGGAAGATTAGAAGCTGAAATGCTGGCCAAACGTTTAAGTAAGGTGCCTTTTGAGATAATATATTCTAGTCCACTAGATAGAGCGAAAGAGACAGCCCAGATTATTTCTGAAAAGCAAAAATCAAGGGTTTCCATACAAAATGACTTTTGTGAAATTTCCTTTGGAGATTGGGAAGGCTATACTTTTGAGGAAATAAGAAATATTACACCTTGGATAGATGAGTAG
- the rsgA gene encoding ribosome small subunit-dependent GTPase A — protein sequence MRTGRIIRSDSGFYYVLSDGLLFECKLRGKQKAVKGKGYPGDVVHFNILEADKGIIEKIDDKRTFLVRPPIANGDQLYIVMSIALPELDYNLLDRLILLGKWSKLSVGLILNKKDEEKKGFLVSVRESYKNADIRLFPASAMSGEGIEIIKRSLDSKLTILAGPSGVGKSSILIALDSALVLKTGLLGEKINRGRHTTRVSEFYQVGNGLIADTPGFSRLELPTIDKQELPALYNEFVPFKGDCQFLSCLHHKEKKCGVKKAVEEGLIDEGRYKRYLYFLEELTEREERRYK from the coding sequence TTGAGAACAGGAAGAATTATCAGAAGCGATAGTGGTTTTTATTATGTGCTTTCAGATGGTCTATTATTTGAATGTAAACTCAGAGGAAAACAAAAAGCTGTTAAAGGCAAAGGTTATCCCGGAGATGTAGTTCACTTTAATATTTTAGAAGCGGATAAGGGCATTATTGAGAAGATTGATGATAAAAGAACATTTTTAGTTAGACCGCCTATTGCTAATGGTGATCAACTATATATTGTAATGAGTATCGCTTTACCTGAATTAGATTATAATTTGCTAGATAGACTTATTTTATTAGGAAAGTGGAGTAAGCTTTCAGTTGGTCTAATTCTGAATAAAAAGGATGAAGAAAAGAAAGGATTCCTTGTCAGTGTAAGGGAATCTTATAAAAATGCTGATATTCGGCTATTTCCTGCATCTGCTATGAGTGGAGAAGGTATTGAAATTATAAAAAGAAGTTTAGATAGTAAACTTACTATTTTAGCTGGCCCTTCAGGTGTAGGCAAGTCAAGTATTTTAATTGCTTTAGATTCTGCATTGGTTTTAAAAACAGGATTATTAGGTGAAAAAATAAACAGAGGTAGACATACCACTAGAGTATCAGAGTTTTATCAAGTTGGTAATGGTTTAATAGCTGATACGCCGGGTTTTAGTCGACTAGAGCTACCAACTATAGATAAACAGGAACTCCCTGCTCTATATAATGAATTTGTTCCTTTTAAAGGCGATTGTCAATTCCTTAGCTGTTTACATCACAAAGAAAAAAAATGTGGTGTAAAGAAGGCCGTTGAGGAAGGGCTAATTGATGAGGGACGCTATAAGCGCTACCTCTATTTCCTAGAAGAATTAACTGAAAGAGAAGAAAGAAGGTATAAATAA
- the rpe gene encoding ribulose-phosphate 3-epimerase, whose product MIAPSLLSADFANLKEAVKKIEDSGAKWLHLDVMDGHFVPNISFGPSIIKALRPHTNLFFDCHLMIENPENYIEVFKDAGADLISVSVEASTHLHRVVQSIKEVGCQAGVVLNPGTPLESIKWVLEDVDVVLIMSVNPGFGGQKFIHEMLPKIKELKTMIENRNLDTLIEVDGGVCLENANLVKMAGADILIAGSAVFGEKDSGAAFKALEKSLE is encoded by the coding sequence ATGATTGCCCCTTCATTGTTATCTGCGGATTTTGCCAATTTAAAAGAAGCAGTTAAGAAAATAGAAGATAGCGGTGCTAAATGGTTGCATTTAGATGTAATGGATGGCCATTTTGTGCCCAATATTAGTTTTGGTCCAAGTATTATTAAGGCTTTGCGTCCTCACACTAACTTGTTTTTTGACTGTCATTTAATGATTGAAAATCCAGAAAACTATATTGAAGTTTTTAAAGATGCAGGGGCTGATTTAATCAGTGTTTCTGTAGAAGCTTCTACCCACCTCCATAGAGTGGTTCAATCCATTAAGGAAGTAGGCTGTCAAGCTGGTGTCGTATTGAACCCTGGAACGCCATTAGAGTCAATTAAGTGGGTTTTAGAAGACGTTGATGTTGTTTTAATTATGTCAGTAAACCCTGGCTTTGGTGGACAAAAATTCATTCATGAGATGTTGCCTAAAATTAAAGAACTTAAAACAATGATTGAAAACAGAAATTTAGATACACTTATTGAAGTAGATGGTGGTGTATGTTTAGAAAATGCTAATTTAGTGAAAATGGCTGGTGCAGATATTCTTATAGCTGGGTCTGCTGTCTTTGGAGAAAAGGATAGCGGTGCTGCATTTAAGGCATTAGAAAAATCCTTAGAATAA
- the fmt gene encoding methionyl-tRNA formyltransferase encodes MGIIFLGTSEFAVEPLRQLVANGMAVDCVVTQPDRKRDRGKKIKGTPVKEVALELGLTVYQPENVNTAESVDFLKKFNADFLVVIAYGQLLSEQLLAIPSIVPLNVHGSLLPKYRGAAPIERAVMAGERVTGVTLIKVVKALDAGEMYLKREMEISDTMTSGDVESKLKVLGAQILIEGIQALQNGELTGIAQNSEDATYAHKITKEDRYIAFNSQGKDIINLVRGLQPRTFALAFYKGEPLGICKAVYEPIDLIGEMGEIIKIDKKKGILVQCKVGGIFITKLKPSGKKVMYFKAYLNGNPLNIGEKLESSK; translated from the coding sequence ATGGGGATAATTTTTTTAGGAACCAGTGAATTTGCTGTAGAACCCTTAAGACAGCTTGTAGCAAATGGTATGGCTGTTGACTGTGTTGTTACTCAGCCAGATAGAAAAAGAGATAGAGGTAAAAAAATCAAGGGGACACCAGTCAAAGAAGTAGCTCTGGAATTAGGTTTAACTGTATATCAACCAGAAAATGTGAATACTGCTGAATCTGTTGATTTTTTAAAGAAATTTAATGCTGATTTTTTAGTTGTAATTGCTTATGGACAACTATTATCAGAACAGTTATTAGCAATTCCTAGTATTGTTCCATTAAATGTTCATGGCTCATTATTACCTAAGTACAGGGGAGCTGCTCCTATAGAGCGAGCAGTTATGGCTGGAGAAAGGGTAACTGGCGTTACTTTAATAAAGGTGGTTAAAGCCTTAGATGCTGGGGAAATGTATTTGAAAAGAGAAATGGAAATTTCTGATACTATGACTAGCGGTGACGTGGAATCAAAATTAAAAGTACTAGGGGCTCAAATATTAATTGAGGGTATTCAAGCTTTGCAAAATGGTGAACTAACAGGCATAGCTCAGAATAGTGAGGACGCTACTTATGCACATAAAATAACTAAAGAGGATCGTTATATTGCTTTTAATTCACAGGGCAAAGATATTATTAACTTAGTAAGAGGTTTGCAGCCGAGAACCTTTGCACTTGCTTTTTATAAAGGGGAACCTCTAGGCATTTGCAAAGCAGTTTATGAGCCTATTGACTTGATAGGTGAAATGGGTGAAATAATAAAAATTGACAAAAAAAAAGGTATTCTAGTACAATGTAAAGTAGGAGGTATTTTTATTACCAAATTAAAACCTTCTGGTAAAAAAGTAATGTATTTTAAAGCCTATTTAAATGGCAATCCATTAAATATAGGTGAAAAATTAGAATCGAGTAAATAA
- a CDS encoding zinc metallopeptidase: protein MLWWFGGWTIPLFIAFIAVMVLSIYAQIKVSSTYKRYLAIPNRKGITGYEMAEDLKREFQMDDLSIERINGELTDHYDPRNKKLALSANVADKASIASVAIAAHEMGHARQHAEKNLLLRFRDATFPVLKFSSQAAIPLLIFGFIVSNSNIVLAGIILYSVIAIFQVITAPIELNASRRALVMLKGSSYLSEEELKGAKKVLSAAALTYIAAMAAVLVQLLRFIFIFLGSRD from the coding sequence ATGTTATGGTGGTTTGGAGGATGGACGATACCTTTGTTTATAGCATTTATTGCAGTTATGGTACTTTCAATATATGCTCAAATAAAAGTAAGTAGTACTTACAAAAGGTATTTAGCAATACCCAATAGAAAAGGAATTACTGGCTATGAAATGGCTGAAGATTTAAAAAGAGAATTTCAAATGGACGATTTGTCTATAGAAAGAATTAATGGTGAATTAACGGATCACTATGATCCACGTAATAAAAAACTTGCTTTAAGTGCAAATGTAGCTGATAAAGCAAGTATTGCATCGGTAGCAATTGCTGCTCATGAAATGGGGCATGCGAGACAGCATGCTGAAAAGAATCTATTGCTAAGATTTAGAGATGCTACATTTCCAGTCTTAAAGTTTAGTTCTCAGGCAGCAATTCCATTGCTGATTTTTGGTTTTATTGTAAGTAATAGCAATATTGTGTTAGCAGGAATTATTTTATATAGTGTTATTGCCATATTTCAAGTTATTACAGCGCCTATTGAATTAAATGCATCTAGAAGAGCCTTGGTGATGTTAAAAGGGAGTTCCTATTTATCAGAGGAAGAGCTTAAAGGCGCTAAAAAAGTGCTGTCAGCAGCAGCCTTAACTTATATTGCAGCTATGGCAGCTGTTCTTGTACAATTACTGCGTTTTATTTTTATTTTCTTAGGATCACGTGATTAA
- a CDS encoding ECF transporter S component — translation MKINTRKFVILALLGALSGLLMFFEFPILPTAPFLQYDPSDVPVIFAGLFFGPLGGIIVALVKSLIFAISGKNATGFIGLIAAIIASVTLLLGTVSIYRYKAKKISLVAGIIIGTIGLTVVMALLNQFFLLNAWGIEEAARGPLVLGAVIPFNIIKGLISSILGCLLFLGLKNRLQRFK, via the coding sequence ATGAAAATCAACACAAGAAAATTTGTAATACTGGCTTTATTAGGTGCATTAAGTGGCTTGTTAATGTTTTTTGAATTTCCAATTTTACCAACGGCACCTTTTTTGCAGTATGATCCTAGTGATGTTCCCGTTATCTTTGCAGGCTTATTTTTTGGTCCACTTGGAGGAATTATTGTAGCTTTAGTCAAATCACTTATTTTTGCAATATCCGGTAAGAATGCTACGGGATTTATTGGCTTAATAGCTGCTATTATTGCCAGTGTAACTCTTCTTTTAGGGACAGTTAGTATTTATCGCTATAAGGCTAAGAAAATATCCCTTGTTGCAGGTATTATTATTGGTACTATTGGTTTAACAGTAGTGATGGCACTCCTAAATCAATTTTTTCTCCTCAATGCCTGGGGAATTGAAGAGGCAGCAAGAGGTCCTTTGGTTTTAGGTGCTGTTATTCCTTTTAATATTATCAAAGGATTAATTTCTTCAATATTAGGTTGCCTCCTGTTTTTAGGGTTAAAAAACAGATTACAACGCTTCAAATAA
- a CDS encoding Stp1/IreP family PP2C-type Ser/Thr phosphatase, whose product MRSWAVSETGSVRKNNEDSIYANTEKGFFVIADGMGGHEAGEVASSMAVEKIRIELEDKETIDSKTLENAFKETNKLIFDTSSFEKQQLIMGTTLTVLKIEKDKGYLGHIGDSRIYLIRNQEIIKLTEDHTYVEKLYQEGIITFEEYENHPKKNILLKALGSDKPIEPQILEFQILDGDIIFLCSDGVYNLLQDEELISILLQKEGDERVQTISNLIIERDAVDNFSFIIIDKIFGEDR is encoded by the coding sequence ATGAGAAGTTGGGCAGTAAGTGAAACAGGTAGTGTGCGAAAAAATAATGAAGACTCTATTTATGCTAATACTGAAAAAGGCTTTTTTGTTATTGCCGATGGTATGGGCGGTCATGAAGCTGGTGAAGTGGCTAGCAGTATGGCAGTTGAAAAAATAAGAATAGAGTTAGAGGATAAGGAGACTATCGACAGCAAGACACTGGAAAATGCTTTCAAAGAAACTAATAAATTGATATTTGATACCAGTAGTTTTGAGAAACAACAGCTGATTATGGGTACAACATTAACTGTTCTTAAAATTGAAAAGGATAAAGGCTATTTAGGTCATATTGGCGATAGTAGAATTTATCTTATTCGCAATCAGGAAATAATAAAGTTAACTGAGGATCATACTTATGTTGAAAAGCTTTATCAAGAAGGTATTATTACATTTGAAGAATATGAAAATCATCCTAAAAAAAATATTTTATTAAAAGCTTTAGGCAGCGATAAGCCAATTGAACCACAAATTTTAGAATTTCAAATATTAGATGGGGATATTATATTCTTATGCTCTGATGGTGTCTATAATTTGTTGCAAGATGAAGAATTAATTAGTATTCTTTTACAAAAAGAAGGTGATGAGAGAGTTCAAACTATTTCAAATTTGATTATTGAAAGAGACGCTGTAGATAACTTCTCTTTTATAATTATTGACAAAATTTTCGGAGAGGATAGATAA
- the rsmD gene encoding 16S rRNA (guanine(966)-N(2))-methyltransferase RsmD, with protein sequence MFKIIKIIGGDKKGFSLKTKVGTSTRPTLNRVRENIFNILQSVMPNSLGLDLFAGSGAVGIEALSRGAQAVTFVEKDKVAFAVIRENLKKTNYLNKSFVFPSSWHIFLKKTTEVFDWIFVDPPYGLDVYHEVIEAIGSSQCLSEGGIIILETDKAVQVKSQINGFICYRKIRYGNTIIWFYKEM encoded by the coding sequence GTGTTTAAAATTATTAAAATAATTGGTGGAGACAAAAAAGGATTCTCTTTAAAAACAAAAGTAGGAACTAGTACAAGGCCTACCCTTAACAGAGTCAGAGAAAATATATTCAATATACTTCAATCTGTTATGCCCAATTCATTGGGATTGGATTTATTTGCTGGTAGTGGTGCAGTTGGCATTGAAGCATTATCCAGGGGGGCTCAGGCAGTAACTTTTGTTGAAAAAGACAAGGTTGCTTTTGCTGTTATTAGGGAAAATCTAAAGAAAACTAATTATCTTAATAAAAGCTTTGTTTTTCCATCATCATGGCATATATTTCTGAAGAAAACCACTGAGGTTTTTGATTGGATATTTGTGGATCCACCTTATGGCTTAGATGTTTATCATGAAGTTATAGAAGCCATTGGCAGTAGCCAGTGTCTTTCAGAAGGTGGAATTATTATTTTGGAAACAGATAAAGCAGTTCAAGTGAAAAGTCAAATTAATGGATTTATTTGTTATAGAAAAATTCGTTATGGAAATACAATAATATGGTTTTATAAAGAAATGTAG
- the rlmN gene encoding 23S rRNA (adenine(2503)-C(2))-methyltransferase RlmN, whose amino-acid sequence MDSILNFSEEELQKITIEGGFPSFRSKQLYSWLYDKSILDLELMSNLDRSYKSFISNQFKFKTIEIIKSIASDDRQTIKLLLELCDKETVEIVIMRYPEKQTTKIRNTLCISSQIGCQIACPFCATGQSGFKRNLTTAEILEQLFLANNYLRNTVNNSEKINNIVFMGMGEPFLNWEAVKNAATIMNTRFKIGERRITISTSGVTKGIEALADLGKQWVLAISLHGSNNQLRDELVPINKKYPLEELIQSCRYYMNKANRRITFEYIMIHNKNIGLQNSRELGLLLKGLKCHINGIPLNETEEYPYKKPSKNEMNFFRTAVEKEGISFSIREEKGQSINGACGQLRNQRKGLL is encoded by the coding sequence ATGGATTCTATTTTAAACTTCAGTGAAGAAGAACTTCAAAAAATAACTATTGAAGGTGGTTTTCCAAGCTTTCGCAGTAAACAGCTTTACAGTTGGCTATATGATAAATCTATTTTAGATTTAGAATTAATGAGTAATTTAGATAGAAGCTATAAAAGCTTTATAAGTAATCAATTCAAATTTAAGACAATAGAAATCATTAAAAGTATTGCGTCTGATGATAGGCAAACCATTAAATTATTGCTAGAGCTATGCGATAAAGAGACTGTAGAAATAGTTATTATGCGTTATCCTGAAAAACAAACTACTAAAATTAGGAATACTCTGTGTATTTCTAGTCAAATAGGCTGTCAAATTGCTTGCCCTTTTTGTGCAACTGGACAGTCAGGATTTAAAAGAAATTTAACAACTGCAGAAATTCTTGAGCAGCTTTTTTTAGCTAATAATTATTTACGGAATACTGTGAATAATTCTGAGAAAATTAATAATATAGTTTTTATGGGAATGGGAGAGCCTTTTTTAAATTGGGAAGCAGTTAAAAATGCAGCAACTATTATGAATACAAGGTTTAAAATTGGGGAAAGAAGGATTACAATTTCTACAAGTGGTGTCACAAAGGGTATTGAAGCACTAGCGGATTTAGGCAAGCAATGGGTTCTTGCAATCTCTTTACATGGTTCTAATAATCAGCTGAGAGATGAATTAGTGCCAATAAATAAAAAATACCCTTTAGAAGAGCTTATTCAAAGTTGTCGATATTATATGAATAAGGCAAATCGAAGAATTACTTTTGAATACATTATGATTCATAATAAAAATATTGGTTTGCAAAATAGCAGAGAATTGGGATTATTGTTAAAAGGTTTAAAGTGTCATATTAATGGCATTCCATTAAATGAAACTGAAGAATATCCTTATAAGAAACCAAGTAAGAACGAAATGAACTTTTTTAGAACTGCTGTTGAAAAAGAAGGAATTTCTTTTTCTATAAGAGAAGAGAAAGGCCAAAGTATTAATGGCGCTTGTGGGCAGTTACGAAATCAGAGAAAGGGATTGTTATGA
- the pknB gene encoding Stk1 family PASTA domain-containing Ser/Thr kinase: protein MVGKIFADRHKIIKLIGSGGMAEVYLAEDIMLNKSIAIKILRKELINNRESVRYFKNEAEAISHLSHPNIVEVYDVGMAEGHPYIVMELIDGKTLKDIVKDKAPLSPYFAIHVMEGILSALIHSHKKGVIHRDIKPHNIMVNRDGEVKVMDFGIARITDKNSTMTLTTDIVGSVHYLSPEQAAGNKITELADVYSSGIVFYEMLTGRLPYEGQNPVSVAVNHIQGGLIPPKDLVADIPQELENIVLKATMRDPKKRFKSALEMNICIEKVRVLMEEGKVNQVARIPLEEPIKDKKELKDNLKKGPKSKPKKPKRNIKKIAIITGVALIALVAIISLIVGLTGGEEKVVPDVAGLTEADAKVKLEGAGFKYQTEGVFSSEVESGKVIEQEPRGNTVAKTNKVVKLKISKGKDKVDIPNVAGMGEKEATLKLQSAGFKVKVTNDNSDSVSQGQVISQNPSSGEKAMPETEVTVVVSLGKKITTVSVPNLVGQTLDSAENTLSSSKLTVGEVTNQETSDYLPGQVISQGVAPGTTVNAGAAVSLVVAKEFTSKVYCLTYKVTAGIVRNLEMTVTDKKGSRTITDKMSATDTQFSKDIQYFGSGTLVFRDNDTVVDTIQLQ, encoded by the coding sequence ATGGTAGGAAAAATATTTGCTGATCGGCATAAAATCATTAAACTTATTGGCAGTGGGGGAATGGCAGAAGTTTATTTAGCAGAAGATATTATGCTTAATAAATCTATTGCCATAAAGATTTTAAGAAAAGAGTTAATTAACAATAGAGAAAGTGTTCGTTATTTTAAAAATGAAGCAGAGGCTATTTCGCACTTGTCTCATCCCAATATTGTTGAAGTTTATGATGTGGGCATGGCTGAAGGACATCCTTATATTGTAATGGAATTAATTGATGGCAAAACATTAAAAGATATTGTCAAAGACAAGGCGCCTTTGTCTCCATATTTTGCTATTCATGTTATGGAAGGTATTTTATCTGCTTTGATTCATTCCCATAAAAAAGGTGTGATTCATAGGGATATTAAACCCCATAATATTATGGTCAATAGAGATGGGGAAGTAAAAGTCATGGATTTTGGTATTGCTAGAATTACTGACAAAAACTCGACTATGACATTAACAACTGATATTGTTGGTTCTGTTCATTATTTATCTCCTGAGCAAGCAGCAGGAAATAAAATAACTGAACTTGCTGATGTTTATTCCAGTGGTATTGTATTTTATGAAATGTTAACGGGGCGTTTGCCTTATGAAGGACAAAATCCTGTTTCAGTTGCTGTTAACCATATCCAAGGTGGACTTATACCGCCTAAAGATTTAGTGGCAGATATTCCTCAAGAGCTTGAAAATATTGTTCTAAAAGCTACAATGAGAGATCCTAAGAAAAGATTCAAATCTGCATTAGAGATGAATATTTGCATTGAAAAAGTACGGGTTTTAATGGAAGAAGGTAAGGTTAATCAAGTAGCAAGAATTCCTCTTGAAGAACCTATTAAGGACAAAAAAGAACTTAAGGATAATTTAAAAAAGGGGCCAAAAAGCAAACCCAAAAAACCAAAGAGAAACATAAAGAAAATTGCTATTATTACTGGTGTTGCTCTAATTGCTTTAGTGGCTATAATAAGTTTAATTGTTGGTTTAACAGGGGGTGAAGAAAAAGTAGTACCAGATGTTGCTGGCTTAACAGAAGCAGATGCTAAGGTGAAATTAGAAGGTGCTGGCTTTAAATACCAAACGGAAGGTGTCTTTTCTTCAGAAGTTGAGTCTGGCAAAGTAATTGAACAAGAACCTCGAGGTAATACAGTTGCTAAAACAAATAAAGTTGTCAAGCTTAAAATCAGCAAAGGCAAAGATAAAGTTGATATTCCTAATGTTGCTGGTATGGGTGAAAAAGAAGCTACTTTGAAATTACAGAGTGCTGGTTTTAAAGTTAAAGTTACTAATGATAACAGTGATTCTGTTTCTCAAGGACAAGTTATTTCTCAAAATCCCTCAAGTGGTGAGAAAGCAATGCCGGAAACAGAAGTAACTGTTGTTGTTAGTTTAGGTAAAAAAATTACTACTGTATCTGTTCCTAATTTAGTTGGTCAAACACTAGATTCAGCTGAAAATACTTTGAGTAGTAGCAAATTAACTGTAGGAGAAGTGACTAATCAAGAGACTTCAGATTATTTGCCAGGGCAGGTAATTAGTCAAGGCGTTGCGCCTGGAACAACTGTAAATGCAGGCGCTGCTGTTAGCCTTGTTGTAGCTAAAGAGTTTACTTCTAAAGTATATTGTTTGACTTATAAAGTAACTGCAGGTATAGTGAGAAACTTAGAAATGACAGTGACAGATAAAAAAGGCAGTCGAACTATTACAGATAAAATGAGTGCGACGGATACTCAGTTTAGTAAAGATATTCAGTATTTTGGGTCAGGCACTTTAGTATTTAGAGACAATGACACTGTAGTGGATACAATTCAGTTACAGTAG
- the def gene encoding peptide deformylase, whose product MAIYQVLRIGDPFLKETAKEVTKFDERMNKLINNMKDTMRAHYGVGLAAPQIGISKRVIIVDDGNGLIEVINPEIVKCDGEAVGEEGCLSVPDRMGQVKRFTSVTVRGFDINGNSITIEAEDLLARILQHEIDHLNGILFIEKATDIEAI is encoded by the coding sequence ATGGCAATTTATCAAGTATTAAGAATTGGGGATCCTTTTTTAAAGGAAACGGCTAAAGAGGTAACTAAATTTGATGAAAGAATGAATAAGTTGATTAATAATATGAAGGATACAATGAGAGCACATTATGGTGTAGGATTAGCGGCACCGCAGATTGGTATTTCCAAAAGAGTAATCATTGTTGATGATGGAAATGGACTAATTGAAGTAATTAATCCAGAAATAGTTAAATGCGATGGTGAAGCAGTTGGTGAAGAAGGTTGTCTAAGTGTTCCTGATAGAATGGGTCAGGTTAAGCGTTTTACATCAGTTACTGTTAGGGGATTTGATATTAATGGCAATTCTATTACAATTGAAGCTGAAGATTTATTAGCACGAATTCTGCAACATGAAATTGATCATTTAAATGGCATTTTATTTATTGAAAAAGCAACAGATATTGAGGCCATATAA